Proteins found in one Polyangiaceae bacterium genomic segment:
- a CDS encoding decarboxylase codes for MRALLANVSERIVRELEALPAQRASDTEGGQAVALKVREPLPEQGRNADDVFDLVFGELLSKGYNTASAGTLSYVTGGGLFHSAVGELIAAATNRYVAYWAASPGLAELEHTVIRWFCDIVDYPESAGGVLLSGGSMANLTALVAARRSRIKGDFSKATLYTSDQVHHSVQKSVVIAGFAEDALRILPSDASYRLSPTLLSEAVERDRRDGRVPLAVVATAGTTNSGAVDDLSALAAVCKEQDLWLHVDAAYGGFFALTERGRAVLAGIELADTVVLDPHKSLFLPFGTGCLLAKDVRLLERSHQLHSEYIHAAVELGDAAGARNFGDLSAEMSRSARGLRVWLPMKLLGAQAFRDALDEKLDLARHAARELEQMEGYDVLGPPVLSTVVFRARLPGQSGSEQDDLNRRILDRVNHWGRVHLSATRLDERFTLRICVLSFRTHRDTIATCLAELRRALAVEREV; via the coding sequence ATGCGTGCGTTGCTGGCGAACGTCAGCGAACGCATCGTGCGCGAGCTCGAGGCACTGCCGGCCCAGCGCGCTTCCGATACCGAGGGCGGGCAAGCCGTCGCGCTCAAGGTTCGCGAGCCGCTTCCGGAGCAGGGCCGAAACGCCGACGACGTGTTCGACCTCGTGTTCGGCGAGCTGCTGTCGAAGGGCTACAACACGGCCAGCGCCGGGACGCTCTCCTACGTCACCGGCGGCGGGTTATTTCATTCGGCCGTGGGCGAGCTGATCGCTGCGGCCACCAATCGCTACGTGGCGTACTGGGCGGCGAGCCCGGGGTTGGCGGAGCTCGAGCACACCGTCATCCGTTGGTTCTGCGACATCGTCGACTATCCCGAGAGTGCGGGCGGAGTGCTGCTCTCCGGGGGATCGATGGCGAACCTCACGGCCCTGGTGGCCGCGCGGCGCAGCCGCATCAAGGGCGACTTCAGCAAGGCCACGCTGTACACCTCCGATCAGGTGCACCACTCCGTGCAGAAGTCCGTCGTGATCGCGGGCTTCGCCGAAGACGCGCTTCGGATCTTGCCGTCGGACGCCAGCTACCGTCTGTCGCCAACGCTGCTGTCGGAAGCCGTCGAACGCGATCGCCGCGACGGTCGCGTTCCGCTCGCCGTCGTCGCGACGGCGGGCACGACCAACTCCGGAGCCGTCGACGACCTCTCGGCCCTGGCCGCTGTCTGCAAAGAGCAGGACCTCTGGCTCCACGTGGATGCCGCCTACGGAGGATTTTTCGCGCTGACAGAACGCGGGCGCGCTGTGCTCGCCGGCATCGAGCTGGCAGACACCGTCGTTCTCGATCCTCACAAGAGCTTGTTCCTTCCTTTCGGAACCGGCTGCTTGTTGGCCAAGGACGTGCGCCTGCTGGAACGCAGTCACCAGCTCCACTCCGAGTACATCCACGCCGCGGTGGAGCTGGGAGACGCAGCCGGCGCCCGCAATTTCGGGGACTTGTCCGCGGAAATGTCACGCAGCGCCCGCGGGCTCAGGGTTTGGTTGCCGATGAAGCTCCTCGGGGCCCAGGCCTTCCGAGACGCGCTCGACGAGAAGCTCGACTTGGCGCGTCATGCTGCGCGCGAGCTCGAACAAATGGAGGGCTACGACGTCTTGGGTCCGCCCGTGCTCTCCACCGTGGTATTCCGTGCGCGCCTGCCCGGCCAGAGTGGCTCGGAGCAGGACGATCTGAATCGGAGGATTCTCGATCGGGTGAACCACTGGGGCCGGGTTCACCTGTCGGCTACACGTCTCGACGAACGCTTCACGCTGCGCATCTGCGTGCTCTCGTTCCGAACCCATCGAGACACCATAGCCACCTGCTTGGCGGAACTGCGGCGGGCCCTGGCCGTAGAACGGGAGGTTTGA
- a CDS encoding YHS domain-containing protein: protein MPSSTSSRVEATFCFVDLAGYTALTEAQGDEDAADVATRFADITREALEPGDRLVKTIGDAVLVTTPNAVSGVSLVERLLTYAAGEPGFPSLRAGLHHGDAVERDGDVFGACVNLASRVAGEAHAGEVLGTEPIALAARELGIPVAELGAVLLKNVRDAIPLFSLALVVGATETPIDPVCRTPVDRRAAAGRLRYRGEEFWFCSLTCAAAFASNPGWHAAEARRTRPPRPG, encoded by the coding sequence GTGCCTTCTTCGACTTCTTCACGCGTCGAGGCGACGTTCTGCTTCGTGGATCTGGCGGGGTACACCGCGCTCACCGAGGCCCAGGGCGACGAAGACGCCGCGGACGTGGCAACCCGCTTCGCGGACATCACGCGAGAGGCGCTCGAGCCCGGGGACCGTCTGGTGAAGACCATCGGCGACGCGGTGCTGGTGACCACGCCGAACGCCGTGTCCGGCGTGTCGTTGGTGGAGCGCCTCCTGACCTACGCCGCCGGTGAGCCCGGGTTCCCCTCGCTGCGCGCCGGCCTCCACCATGGCGACGCCGTGGAGCGTGACGGCGACGTGTTCGGAGCGTGCGTGAACCTGGCGTCGCGGGTCGCGGGCGAGGCCCACGCCGGCGAGGTGCTGGGCACCGAGCCCATCGCTCTGGCGGCGCGCGAGCTCGGCATACCCGTGGCGGAGCTCGGAGCCGTGCTGCTGAAGAACGTACGCGATGCGATCCCGCTCTTTTCCCTGGCGCTGGTCGTGGGCGCTACCGAGACCCCCATCGATCCAGTGTGCCGCACCCCTGTGGATCGCCGCGCCGCCGCGGGCCGACTTCGCTATCGCGGTGAAGAATTCTGGTTCTGTTCGCTGACCTGCGCCGCTGCCTTCGCCAGCAATCCCGGCTGGCACGCCGCCGAGGCCCGCCGCACCCGACCCCCACGACCGGGCTGA
- a CDS encoding DUF4405 domain-containing protein has product MFKKILKTLGTPLPMALFFVTAITGIMMFFHLGDRLVKGIHEWLSIVFVLGAVLHVARNWKPFRGYLKTRGFWLAAAATTLAGAALLVPALGRSESGDRRPSRGSMALAKSAESAALADLAPVLSTTSEALVARLRDKGLSIPDGRPTVADVARASGRTPSEVLDLAVAPPPRS; this is encoded by the coding sequence ATGTTCAAGAAGATACTGAAGACCCTCGGTACCCCGTTGCCCATGGCCCTGTTCTTCGTGACCGCCATCACGGGGATCATGATGTTCTTCCACCTGGGCGACCGCCTGGTGAAGGGCATCCACGAATGGCTCAGCATCGTGTTCGTGCTGGGCGCCGTGCTGCACGTCGCGCGGAACTGGAAGCCGTTCCGCGGATACTTGAAGACGCGCGGCTTCTGGCTCGCTGCCGCGGCCACGACCCTTGCCGGAGCCGCGCTGTTGGTGCCCGCGTTGGGGCGCAGCGAAAGTGGTGATCGGCGTCCGAGCCGCGGGTCCATGGCCTTGGCGAAGAGCGCCGAGAGCGCGGCCCTCGCGGATCTCGCTCCGGTGCTGTCCACGACCTCCGAAGCGCTCGTCGCGCGTCTCAGGGACAAAGGGCTCTCGATCCCTGACGGCCGCCCCACCGTCGCAGACGTGGCCCGCGCTTCGGGACGCACGCCTTCGGAAGTGCTCGACCTCGCCGTAGCGCCCCCGCCGAGGTCGTGA
- the cysK gene encoding cysteine synthase A, protein MSEPVRVFEDNSQSIGNTPLVRIRRITKGAGATVLAKIEGRNPAFSVKCRIGAAMVWDAEKRGLLGPGKAIIEATSGNTGIALAFAAASRGIECVLTMPETMSLERRKVLVAFGAKLVLTPGPGGMKGAIAKAEEMAAAEPDRFVLMRQFENPENPGIHERTTGPEIWDATGGDVDVLVAGVGTGGTITGVSRYFEKTRGKAIHSVAVEPTHSPVITQTLAGEAIVPGGHKIQGIGAGFVPKNLDLSIVDEVAQVTNDEAIEMARRLAREEGILAGISCGAAMAAAVRVASAPRWQQKKIVVVLPDSGERYLSGALYEGMFDEVEAMKPAT, encoded by the coding sequence ATGAGCGAGCCCGTCCGCGTCTTCGAAGACAACTCCCAGTCCATCGGCAACACACCGCTGGTGCGCATTCGGCGCATCACCAAAGGCGCCGGCGCCACCGTGCTCGCCAAGATCGAAGGGCGGAACCCCGCCTTCTCGGTGAAGTGCCGCATCGGCGCGGCCATGGTGTGGGACGCCGAGAAGCGCGGCTTGCTCGGTCCCGGCAAGGCCATCATCGAGGCCACCAGCGGCAACACGGGCATCGCCCTCGCCTTCGCCGCCGCCTCGCGCGGTATCGAGTGCGTGCTCACCATGCCGGAGACGATGAGCCTCGAACGGCGCAAGGTGCTGGTCGCCTTCGGTGCCAAGCTGGTGCTCACGCCCGGCCCCGGGGGCATGAAGGGCGCCATCGCCAAGGCCGAAGAAATGGCCGCTGCGGAGCCCGATCGCTTCGTGCTCATGCGCCAGTTCGAGAACCCCGAGAACCCCGGCATCCACGAGCGCACCACGGGCCCCGAGATCTGGGACGCCACCGGGGGCGACGTCGACGTACTGGTCGCGGGCGTCGGCACCGGTGGCACCATCACCGGCGTGAGCCGCTACTTCGAGAAGACCCGCGGCAAGGCCATCCACTCGGTGGCCGTGGAGCCGACGCACTCGCCGGTGATCACGCAGACCCTCGCCGGCGAGGCCATCGTGCCCGGCGGGCACAAGATCCAGGGTATCGGCGCGGGCTTCGTGCCGAAGAACCTCGACCTTTCCATCGTGGACGAGGTCGCCCAGGTGACCAACGACGAGGCCATCGAGATGGCGCGCCGCCTGGCCCGCGAAGAGGGGATCCTGGCCGGGATTTCTTGCGGCGCCGCGATGGCGGCGGCCGTCCGCGTCGCTTCCGCGCCGCGCTGGCAACAAAAGAAAATCGTGGTCGTGCTTCCAGATTCCGGTGAGCGCTACTTGAGCGGAGCCTTGTACGAAGGAATGTTCGACGAGGTCGAAGCCATGAAACCCGCGACGTGA
- a CDS encoding FIST C-terminal domain-containing protein: MRAHSAEADTAAALAEIESQLAGTDPAALVFFCSANHDGVRIERALKAKAPNAEVIGCTTGGEFTDTAYTQGGVAVVVLSKAKVKRCAATLADYSSTGVEAAVHQAAGVMAQKLGVKLRDIDPEHWVGLVLNEGLKGHEEEVNAVLGHVAPFLSFLGGSAGDNFKLQETRVFHDGRESNDGSVFLLLELSVPYTIVKTCSLEPTDTKMRIDRTEGRVVYEIDGKPAVAAYAEKVGVKPEDLGHMVFMSNPLGVIVDGEPWVRSPIMVTPDGGLMFGCQIIEGSELSLLRATDLVSDTQRALDQASEKLGTTPSVGILFNCAHRCMEIQAKQLEEPFRKAIAGFPVAGFHSYGESYLAHMNQTLIGLLLG, encoded by the coding sequence GTGAGAGCACACAGCGCAGAGGCCGACACGGCTGCTGCTCTGGCCGAAATCGAATCACAGCTCGCGGGGACGGATCCCGCGGCGCTGGTCTTCTTCTGCTCCGCCAACCACGATGGCGTTCGCATCGAGCGCGCGCTCAAGGCCAAGGCACCCAACGCCGAGGTCATCGGTTGCACCACCGGAGGGGAGTTCACCGACACCGCCTACACCCAAGGCGGCGTTGCGGTGGTCGTCCTGTCCAAGGCCAAGGTCAAGCGCTGCGCCGCTACGCTGGCGGACTACTCGTCCACTGGTGTGGAAGCAGCGGTTCACCAGGCTGCGGGCGTGATGGCGCAGAAGCTCGGCGTGAAGTTGCGCGACATCGACCCGGAGCACTGGGTCGGGCTGGTCTTGAACGAGGGGCTCAAGGGGCACGAAGAAGAAGTCAACGCGGTCCTCGGCCACGTGGCGCCCTTCCTGTCGTTCCTCGGCGGCTCCGCCGGCGACAACTTCAAGCTGCAAGAAACCCGAGTCTTCCATGACGGCCGGGAGTCCAACGACGGTTCCGTGTTCCTGCTCTTGGAGCTCTCGGTCCCGTACACCATCGTGAAGACCTGCAGCCTCGAGCCCACCGACACCAAGATGCGGATCGACCGCACCGAGGGGCGCGTGGTCTACGAGATCGACGGCAAGCCCGCCGTCGCCGCGTACGCGGAAAAGGTGGGCGTCAAGCCGGAGGATCTCGGGCACATGGTCTTCATGTCGAACCCCCTCGGCGTCATCGTCGACGGCGAGCCCTGGGTCCGCAGCCCCATCATGGTCACGCCTGATGGTGGCTTGATGTTCGGCTGTCAGATCATCGAGGGCTCGGAGCTGTCGCTCCTTCGGGCGACGGACTTGGTCAGCGACACCCAGCGTGCTCTGGACCAGGCCTCCGAGAAGCTCGGCACCACGCCGAGCGTCGGCATCCTGTTCAACTGCGCGCACCGCTGCATGGAGATTCAAGCCAAGCAGCTGGAAGAACCGTTCCGGAAGGCCATCGCAGGCTTCCCCGTCGCGGGCTTCCACAGCTACGGCGAGAGCTATCTGGCTCACATGAACCAGACGCTCATCGGTCTCTTGCTCGGTTGA
- a CDS encoding DUF2478 domain-containing protein translates to MGQWCAIVGRSKLEKDRVALGIAEALSARGIRVGGFVQLRAYDADGELEGWDLCRVRDGVRKPLARRSSDPDLCSYRFDDQGFAVAGAWSRGEPTEVVFIGGVGKLEAAERGHWPVLAELVNEERGPVVVACIRDTSLATVALKLPDPALALELPAEADAVREFTDAVAALTTA, encoded by the coding sequence ATGGGACAGTGGTGCGCCATCGTCGGCCGCAGCAAGCTGGAGAAGGACCGCGTCGCTCTGGGCATCGCGGAAGCGCTGTCGGCGCGTGGCATCCGCGTGGGGGGCTTCGTTCAGCTCCGCGCCTACGACGCCGACGGCGAGCTCGAAGGATGGGACCTGTGCCGCGTGCGCGACGGCGTGCGCAAACCGCTGGCGCGACGTTCGAGCGACCCCGACCTGTGCTCGTATCGCTTCGACGACCAGGGCTTCGCCGTCGCCGGCGCGTGGTCCCGCGGCGAACCAACAGAAGTCGTGTTCATCGGCGGCGTGGGTAAGCTGGAAGCAGCGGAACGCGGCCACTGGCCGGTGCTCGCGGAGCTGGTGAACGAAGAGCGCGGGCCCGTGGTGGTGGCGTGCATTCGCGATACGTCGCTCGCCACCGTCGCCCTGAAACTCCCGGATCCCGCGCTGGCCCTGGAGCTACCCGCCGAAGCAGACGCCGTGCGGGAGTTCACCGACGCGGTGGCCGCGCTCACCACGGCGTAG
- a CDS encoding response regulator transcription factor: MLGRFLIVDPDVKTAELVAESCRAFRVTEVAADFEAATAVLESPKRLVALICELELPGGNGMDLILRVRKERPLLPILVLTSRTDPALINRAHRLRAEYHCKPTHRSSLRGFLRRAVAFERVPDERTTWAIDEVARRKKLSPREVEVLIAAVAGVSRKVLADELGTSENTLKTQIRSVLRKCSAGTLEELARSTLQLALSESDTPRFDTLPPESEHRGPPTIRPSARSSGTRDRLTPSPEELEEFRKRMQR; this comes from the coding sequence GTGCTTGGACGGTTCTTGATAGTGGATCCCGACGTCAAGACGGCCGAGCTGGTGGCCGAATCTTGCCGGGCGTTCCGTGTCACCGAGGTCGCTGCCGATTTCGAGGCAGCGACGGCCGTGCTGGAGTCCCCCAAGCGCTTGGTCGCCCTGATCTGCGAGCTGGAGCTGCCGGGGGGAAACGGCATGGACCTCATCCTCCGGGTCCGCAAGGAGCGGCCCTTGCTCCCCATCCTGGTGCTCACCTCCCGCACGGATCCCGCCTTGATCAACCGGGCGCACCGGCTCCGGGCGGAGTACCACTGCAAGCCGACTCATCGCTCGTCCCTGCGAGGGTTCTTGCGGCGAGCCGTCGCCTTCGAGCGCGTCCCGGACGAACGCACCACCTGGGCCATCGACGAGGTAGCGCGGCGGAAGAAGCTCAGTCCGCGTGAGGTCGAGGTGCTGATTGCCGCCGTCGCCGGCGTGAGTCGCAAGGTGCTGGCGGACGAGCTGGGCACCAGTGAGAACACCCTGAAGACCCAAATCCGCAGCGTGCTCCGCAAGTGCAGCGCGGGCACTCTGGAAGAGCTAGCGCGCTCCACGTTGCAGCTGGCGCTGTCCGAGTCCGACACCCCCCGCTTCGATACCTTGCCCCCGGAGTCGGAGCACCGCGGTCCCCCGACGATTCGCCCCTCCGCGCGCTCGTCGGGCACGCGCGATCGTCTCACGCCCAGTCCTGAAGAGCTGGAGGAATTCCGAAAGCGGATGCAGCGGTGA